From one Leifsonia sp. Root1293 genomic stretch:
- a CDS encoding ABC transporter substrate-binding protein, which translates to MRLTRHRRLLIPMAAAAVVGLALTGCTGDEAAGNKADTDCAPYEAYGSFDSGTEVSAYGTISDTEADLLNESWKDFETCTGIDVVYEPSKEFETQINVRAQGGNPPDIAIFPQPGLFAAQVEAGYIQKPAQAVVDNAKEFWSEDWQKYGTVDGEIWGAPLMASVKGYVWYSPSTFEDNGWEVPTTLDELATLTADIQKSGAVDKPWCVGFASGDATGWPGTDWVEDFVLREQGPDVYDQWVTNEVKFTDPKIQGAFDSVGEFIRNADYVNGGLGGIDSIATTEFGDAGLPILDGTCALHHQATFYEGFWPEGTTVAPDGDVWAFLLPGTEAGANAVTGGGEIVGSFRDAKEVAAVQTYLSSDTWANNRVKLGGVISANNGLDPENASSELLKTAVATLQDPNTTFRFDASDLMPGAVGAGSFWKGMVDWIGGKSTADTTTFIQDSWPQ; encoded by the coding sequence ATGAGACTCACGCGGCACCGCCGTCTGTTGATTCCCATGGCCGCAGCAGCCGTCGTCGGACTGGCTCTCACCGGATGTACCGGTGACGAGGCCGCCGGCAACAAGGCCGACACCGATTGCGCCCCCTACGAGGCCTACGGAAGCTTCGATTCCGGCACCGAGGTCAGCGCATACGGCACCATCAGCGACACCGAAGCAGACCTGCTGAACGAGTCGTGGAAGGACTTCGAGACCTGCACGGGCATCGACGTCGTCTACGAGCCCAGCAAGGAGTTCGAGACGCAGATCAACGTTCGCGCCCAGGGTGGAAACCCGCCCGACATCGCGATCTTCCCGCAGCCGGGACTGTTCGCTGCACAGGTCGAGGCCGGCTACATCCAGAAGCCCGCCCAGGCTGTCGTCGACAACGCCAAGGAATTCTGGTCCGAGGACTGGCAGAAGTACGGCACCGTCGATGGCGAGATCTGGGGCGCGCCGCTCATGGCGAGCGTCAAGGGCTACGTCTGGTACTCGCCGTCCACCTTCGAGGACAACGGCTGGGAGGTGCCGACCACTCTCGACGAGCTGGCGACGCTGACCGCCGACATCCAGAAGTCGGGCGCTGTCGACAAGCCGTGGTGCGTCGGATTCGCATCGGGTGACGCGACCGGCTGGCCGGGCACCGACTGGGTCGAGGACTTCGTCCTGCGCGAGCAGGGTCCCGACGTCTACGACCAGTGGGTCACCAACGAAGTGAAGTTCACCGACCCGAAGATCCAGGGCGCTTTCGACTCCGTGGGTGAGTTCATCCGCAACGCCGACTACGTCAACGGTGGCCTCGGCGGCATCGACTCCATCGCGACGACGGAGTTCGGCGACGCCGGCCTCCCGATCCTCGACGGCACCTGCGCCCTGCACCACCAGGCGACGTTCTACGAGGGCTTCTGGCCCGAGGGAACGACGGTTGCCCCCGACGGCGACGTCTGGGCCTTCCTGCTCCCCGGCACCGAGGCCGGCGCCAACGCCGTCACCGGTGGTGGCGAGATCGTCGGATCCTTCCGTGACGCCAAGGAGGTCGCCGCAGTGCAGACCTACCTCTCCAGCGACACCTGGGCCAACAACCGCGTGAAGCTCGGCGGTGTCATCAGCGCCAACAACGGACTCGACCCCGAGAACGCCTCCAGCGAACTGCTGAAGACGGCCGTCGCCACGCTGCAGGACCCGAACACCACCTTCCGTTTCGACGCCTCGGACCTCATGCCGGGCGCCGTGGGAGCTGGCTCCTTCTGGAAGGGAATGGTCGACTGGATCGGCGGCAAGTCCACAGCCGACACGACGACCTTCATCCAGGACAGCTGGCCGCAGTAG
- a CDS encoding carbohydrate ABC transporter permease, with amino-acid sequence MTTADLIGKILQLFGGVAIFAAVVGLILFFIDKAPKRGRDVLQLLAFVLPAFILLAIGLVYPAIRTGAAAFANKAGEFVGLDNFVWMFTQPEALITLRNTIIWVILVPTISTVIGLAYANFIDRSRGEKIYKSLIFMPFAISFVGAGIIWKFVYEYRPASRDQIGLLNQIMVWLGQEPVLWLQTAPMNTILLIVVMIWVQTGFAVVVLSASIKGIPAEQLEAAELDGTNGWQRFTNVVLPGIRGALVVVVTTISIATLKVFDIVRTMTGGNFETSVVANEMYTQAFRALEPGRGSALALILFVLVLPIVVYNVRVLRKQKEIR; translated from the coding sequence ATGACGACTGCAGATCTCATCGGCAAGATCCTCCAGTTGTTCGGCGGAGTGGCGATCTTCGCCGCCGTCGTGGGACTGATCCTGTTCTTCATCGACAAGGCTCCCAAACGCGGCCGCGACGTGCTCCAGCTCCTCGCCTTCGTGCTTCCGGCATTCATCCTGCTGGCGATCGGCCTGGTCTACCCGGCCATCCGCACGGGAGCAGCCGCCTTCGCCAACAAGGCGGGCGAGTTCGTCGGGCTCGACAACTTCGTCTGGATGTTCACCCAGCCCGAGGCGCTCATCACGCTGCGCAACACGATCATCTGGGTCATCCTGGTCCCGACCATCTCGACGGTGATCGGCCTCGCCTACGCGAACTTCATCGACCGCTCCCGCGGAGAGAAGATCTACAAGTCCCTCATCTTCATGCCGTTCGCCATCTCCTTCGTCGGCGCCGGCATCATCTGGAAGTTCGTCTACGAGTACCGGCCGGCCAGCCGGGACCAGATCGGACTCCTCAACCAGATCATGGTCTGGTTGGGCCAGGAACCCGTGCTCTGGCTGCAGACGGCACCGATGAACACGATCCTCCTCATCGTCGTGATGATCTGGGTGCAGACCGGATTCGCCGTCGTCGTGCTGTCGGCCTCCATCAAGGGCATCCCGGCTGAACAGCTGGAGGCGGCCGAGCTCGACGGCACCAACGGCTGGCAGCGCTTCACGAACGTCGTGCTCCCCGGCATCCGCGGAGCCCTCGTGGTGGTCGTCACCACTATCTCCATCGCGACGCTCAAGGTGTTCGACATCGTGCGCACCATGACCGGTGGAAACTTCGAGACCAGTGTCGTGGCTAACGAGATGTACACCCAGGCCTTCCGCGCACTGGAGCCGGGCCGAGGTTCGGCACTCGCGCTCATCCTGTTCGTACTCGTCCTCCCGATCGTCGTCTACAACGTTCGCGTCCTGCGCAAGCAGAAGGAGATCCGATGA